The genome window ATGCAGGCAGGGTGACAAGCATCATTCCGCCCGGAACAAGCACTCTTTCCAGTTCCCGTATGATCTCCTTGATATTCGAAATTTGTTCGTTGTGCTCAAGAGCAGATATCGAGACCACAATATCTACGCTGTTGTCATGGATTTCTGACAAGTCTCGCAAATCTTTGTTAAGGAACCGTATGGAGCCTCTGTCGATGTAGCTCCTGCCTGACAGCGTGGCACTGCCAATGGTCCCGCGGATCAAAGATGTGATACGTTTCAGAATCCCGACTCTACCGTTTGTGATGTCTACCACATCCTTGATATTAAGCGGATTGTCTTCCGTCCTGTATCCTGTCACATTAAACTTGTTCAAAAGGTGAAAAGGGATACAGACTCGATCTGAGCGATCCACGCTTATGATATTTGCACCCTTGCTTGAAAAATACCATTGCATTAATCCTATTCCCGCCCCGGCGTCAAGGATGGTTTTGCCGTTTGCTTCTCCAATATTGTTGGTTACCCATGTCCAGTCCAAGGCGTAATGCCAGCCACTAGACAATGCCAATGTCTTCCCCATCCTCATTAATTCTGATGATAGATCTGGGAAATGAGTGAGGATTTTTGTAGAAATGAGTTCGATTCTGCTTTCCACGACGGTAATGCTCCTTGATCAGGTGTTTACTATACTGCAAACTATAACTTATTAAATCATGGTTAGCAATCTTTTTGCATTTATAATTACCCTGATGAATTGGTGTTGCTGTGCGAAGAGAATTGGGTTACCCCGGGCTTTTTTTAGCAGGGGCCATTGCCGCTCTTTATCGCAGACTACCGGGGCCCAGGTAGAGGTGCTTTGTTATGGCGAGCGAACCCGGCCTCGCTCAAATGGATATCTCGCCTTTGAAATTGGGAATATTATTAATATACGCCTTGTGTATTGTGTATTATTAATTAGACCTCTTGCAAAAGTCAAATTGAGTTGAGTTCAAGGTTGTAAATAGCAGCAATCAGGTTGAAGCGCAAAGCAAATCTCTTTCTACGATTGCGATACCTCTCGCTCAAAATGCGAAACACTTTCAACTTACGGAATATATGCTCAATCACAATCCGTTTCCGTGCCAAGCTTCGATTGCTCTGTTTCTCTCGTTTCGTCAGAGCATGGTATTTGGATTTCTTGAAGGGTGTTTGACTGTTCTGATGAAACTCCATCAATCCTTGATAGCCCGCATCTGCCAGAATACGCAGATGTTCAGAGAACTCACAGGCATCGTCTTTGAACAGTTGGAAGTCGTGTTTGCTTCCATGACTAAAGGCGGTGGTTATGATTTGGGTACTTTTTCGATCAGCCATCACCTGCGCTTTTTGGGTGTGACGCTTCTTTTTGCCACTGTAATGCCGTTTTTGGCTTTTTTTGGACGTTCCACTGGCTGTTCGCTGACATCAACCAGCACTACCTCGAACACCGTGTCACTGGCTTGGAGTGCCTTTTTGCCAGGCAAACGAAACTTTTTTGAACGGACTAAGGCCTCCTCTACCTTGCGAATGGTGCGGCAAACGGTTGCTTCACTGACACCATAGGATTGCGCAATATGAAATTCTGTGCGATATTCTCGCCAGTACATCAAGGTCATCAACAACTGATCGGCTCGGCTCAGTTTTGGCGGTCTCCCGAAGTCTCGCAGCCCTTTCTCAATGACTGTGAGCATCTGCTCGAAGGTTTCGCGCGGGACGCCAGTTAGCCGTTTGAAGTCACTACCTTTGAGATGTGCGATTGTCTTATAGTTCATGTGCCTATTATGGCACACTTATGCAAGAGGTCTATTATAGGACTCGACGAGCAATACCGAAATTCCCTTGCGCATGCAGGGAATTTTATCAGGAGCAAATTGCAATGAAGAGATTTACACTACATGAAATGTCAATAATGCGATTGTTTGGCGGGGCTGTTCGCCGTGTTCGTGATTTGTCCCATTCAGTCGCATGGAATAATCCTTTTATTGCTAATCGCAATCGGAAATACCTGTCCAATTACTCTGATGTTCACACTGCGCAGCGGTGTTTTATCCTTGCGAATGGACCCAGCCTGTCACGCATGGATCTTTCTCCATTAAGGAATGAAATTACCTTTGGGCTTAATAGAATTTATCTTTTGTTCGACAGGCTGGAATTTCTGCCAACCTATTACGTATGTGTCAATGAACTTGTTCTTGCTCAGTTTTCAAGGGAGATATCGGGTTTGTCTATGCCGAAATTTCTAAACTGGGGCAGCAGGCATGTGTTTGATCTAAACGACCCGAGTGTGGGCTTTGTGCGTTTGTTACTCACCCTGCGTGATGGATTTCAATCAGATATCAGGAAACCACTATATTCTGGAGGAACAGTGACTTACGTGGCACTCCAGATCGCCTATTCGATGGGCTTTTCCGAAGTCATTCTTGTTGGTCTGGACCATTCTTTCCAAGACAAGGGCGTCCCAAACGCGACTGTAACTCAAAAAAGCGATGTAGACAATAATCACTTTCATCCCGACTATTTTCCGAAGGGGGTAAAATGGCAGTTGCCTGATTTAAGGCGCTCCGAACTTGCCTATAAAATTGCAGACAACTTTTACAGAGCGAATGGCAGGCTTGTTAGGGATGCAACCTTGGGGGGGAAATGTCCGGTATTTCAACGCGTGGAGTATGATAAACTTTTTTAATCAGGTTCTCTTACATGAAAGTAAAATTCAGATCTGTTGTTACTAAACCGCAACTATTGATCTTTGATTTTTTATGGCTTTTGACCGTCCTGGTGTATTGGAAACTGCTCCGGGGTGTTGGTTTGGAGCTCTATTGGTTATTTCAAGTTATCTTGCTGTCTATTTTTTTGGTTGGTTTCTTTTTTCGATTGTCCCTAAATTCCTCCTGTATATTTCCGTCAATTTGGTCGGGATCTAGTTTAGATTTACACTACCTTGGGACCGTGGTGTTTGGATCAATCTGGTTGATCGCCTTCGTACGGAGAATAATCGGAGATCTACTGCAATTTGACTTGTTTAATGCCCTGGTTGCCCTCTGTAACCTGATTTTTTGGCTAGTCTATGCAACCTATCTCTTCATGGTAATTCAAAATCAGAGGGGTAGTCGGAACTCGATGGGATATGTATTATTATTCGTTTTTTGGGGGTTCGGTTTTTACGTGGGATTAAACCTGCTTGCTTTTTCGGTTGGGGTGATGCCTGATTCCAGTATCTATCTCACGTCATATCCATCACAATTATTATCCATGCTTGGCAGCCAAGGGAATCGTATACTGTTTCCCTTGGCTGACGGAATAAATTCATTCGGGGTTTCAGCCGGCGCCGTCTTAGTGCTTTTCATTCCCATACTTTTCTCTACCAAGGATACTTTAATCAAATTAACGAGTATGTTCTTTTCCCTATCTTCCATTGCGGTAATGGTGATGACGGATTCCCGCGGGGCGATTCTCTTTGCCTGGATTGCTGGTTTTCTGTACCTTCTGCCGGGGAGAATTTCGAAGCATCTTATCTGGTTATCTGTGTTCGTATCATTTCTTCCTTTGCTGGTAGCGCTATTTTTTCCAGCTCTACTTAACTTTGAGTATGGATTTACCCGCCCACCCGGAAATTTGACGGAAAAACAGCGCATGGTTTTGGAGGAAGAATTTTGCGCCGATAAGGTTAAACCATTGGCCGGGCCATTGAGCAACCGTCCAATAATTTGGGCAGTTGCTCTAGACGAATTCAAACACCCGAGATTCGTGCATTTGGTGGGTTATGGATACCGTGGCCAAGTAGATGCAGGAATCTCGGAAGACCTCTCGTGTATATTTCTAAGTTTTGTATACAGGCGGTTTGCGTCCTCTCATAACATATGGCTGCAAATTATTACTGAAATAGGTTATATCGGGGTAATAGGGACACTTTTCCTATTCTACAAAACCGCCGGAAGGTTATATACCCTGATTGAAAAAGATAACTCTGGTTTTTATAAGGGAATGAGGCTGGCATTGATATACATTGTTTTTGCGGGCACGCTTGAATCGATTCTATCCCCGGATTACTACATACCTTTTGCCATGTTCCTCGCAATAAACATTATGACCCTTTTATCAGCCAATGATATTGAATCTTAAGATAAACAAAGTAACATCCGGTGAGTTTGTTGCACAGGTCGTAGATTGGGCGCAGGCAGGAGGAAGTTATTACGCCTGCTTCGCCAATGTCCATGTGCTTATGGAAGCATATGACTCGTCCGATTTTTCAAAAATAATAAATGGCGCTGACTTGGTCCTTCCCGACGGCATGCCCCTCGTCTGGATGATGCGCCTTAAAGGCGCAAGGAGCCAACAGCGGGTATATGGACCAACCCTGATGCTGCAAGTATTGGAGTCCGCTGCGCGGGAGAACATCCCTGTCGGTTTTTATGGAGGAACGCCTGAAGTACTGAATGCTCTTGTGGTGCGGATGAAGGCGCGTTGCACGGGCTTGGACGTCGTGTATTCATATAGCCCGCCGTTTCGGGAATTAAGTCAGCGGGAGGAGGATGAAATTGTGCTGAGCATCGATCAATCCGGCGCGCGGATATTGTTTATAGGGCTTGGCTGTCCCAGGCAGGAAATCTGGATGGCAAGGCATCGTGGACGGATCAATGCGGTCATGCTCGGCGTTGGCGCGGCATTTGATTTTCATTCCGGATTCAAACCACAGGCTCCTTTATGGACACAGAACATCGGCTTGGAATGGTTGTTCCGGCTTTTGACCGAGCCACGCAGACTGTGGAGACGTTACCTTTATCACAACTCGCGTTTTATATTCCTTGCAATTGCCGATCTGTTGGGATTTCTTCGTTAGAATAATACAATGCTCAGACGCTTTTCGGTCAACTTCGCGCTCCTGTCCATGCTGCTGGATGGACTCCTGGTTGCACTCTCCCTGTGGCTCGCCACAGCGTTGCGCCCACAGTTAAGTCGATTTCCCGGAATTGAACTTGTTTCGTCACCTGTGGCCACGCCTGCCCCGCTCTATGTCATATTTCCATTGATTTGGATTCTCATATATTCAGCCCTCTCCATCTATGACGGCAGAAAATACATACGGGTCGTGGATGAATTTGCCGCGTTATCACTGGCGATGTTGATTGCATCTGTTTCCGCAGCGGGTGTTTTGTATTTTTCGTATCGACAGGTGTCCCGCGCGCTTGTCCTGTTCTTTATTGTCCTTGTGTACATCCTTGGTTTGTTGTGGCGCGCCTTTGTCCGTCTCTACTTCCGCACCCAGAATAATTTCCCCGACCGTCTTCGCCGTGTTCTGGTGGTGGGCGCCGGTTCGCTGGGGCAAAGGGTCCGCGAGCAAATGCTTGACTCTGAGCTTCCCAACCTGGAGTTTATTGGCTTTACGGATCACGGCGGGCAATTAAAAACAAAACCGCTTTCCTTATTGGGCACAAACGATGGGATTGACGCGATTGTTCAAGACCATAAGATATCCGATGTCGTGATCGCCCTGCCGCATTCGGAATACCACCAAATGAGTGACATTGTCCAAAAACTTGAACGCGTCCCTGTGCAGGTGTGGGTGGCGCTCGGCTTTTTTGACCTTGCATTATATAAGACGGCCATCGAAGATTTTGCGGGCATCCCCATGCTGGATCTGAGGGCTTCCGCCATTGACGATTATCAGCGGATGATGAAGCGTACCTTTGACTTTTCCATCGGTCTTGCCGCGTTGATACCCGCCCTGCCGCTCATGGCTTTCTCTGCGCTGGTCATCTATGTTGAAGGCGGTTCCCCGATATTATTTCGGCAGCAACGTGTTGGTGAAAATGGACGCCTGTTCGAAATGCTCAAATTCAGGACCATGGTCAGAAATGCCGAGCAGTTGAAAAGCCAGGTGGAGAAGCGGGATGCAGACGGGAACATCCTGCATAAATCAAAGGAAGATCCGCGCGTCACGCGCGTTGGGCGATTCCTGCGCCGCTTTAGTTTGGATGAGCTGCCGCAAATATTCAATGTTTTACGCGGCGATATGAGTCTCGTCGGGCCGCGCCCCGAACTTCCGTATTTGGTTGAAAAGTATCAACCCTGGCAAAGAAAGCGTTTTGCGATCCCGCCGGGCATTACCGGCTGGTGGCAGGTGAGCGGACGAAGCGACAAACCCATGCACCTGCATACAGAGGACGACATGTATTATATTCAGAACTACTCGATATTTTTGGACATCCAGATCCTGTTGCGGACGGTTTGGGTGGTACTGATGGGGAAGGGATCCTACTAGGATGAATGCAGTTATACGTGCAAAGTCCATAAGTTACTTAACGGGTTTTGGAGACGGTCTGCTTTTGTTATTGGCATTCCTCTTGAGTAATTATTCGGCGTTTGGGTCGAACCAGTTCCCGAACATTGATTCGTTTGGCGGGGAAGCCTGGCAAACCGCGCTTGGCTGTTTTTATGGCACCCTGGTCGTTGGTTTGCTTTTGATCGGACACGGCTTGCATCGGGATTTTATTTCCGTGCTGTCAAATAGCCGGCCCCTGCTGTTTTTTTTGTTCCTTGCTTTGTTGTCGTTATCGTGGACGGTTTCTCTGCAAGCCACATTGTACGAACTTTCCTTCCTCTTCTTTTCCACCTTTGCGGCTGCCTACTTTGCCCTCCACTACCGGCTATTAGGGGTGATCAATATTTTGACCTGGACTGCGGTAGCTGCCACAGTGGCTGGTTTTGCGCTTGCGCTATTTACTCCATATGGCGTGATGCCGAATCAACCGTTTACAGGTTCATGGGATGGCATGTTCTGGCATCGAAACCATGCAGGCAGTTTGATGGCTTTTTTTAATATGTTATTCCTTGTGCGCTTGCTAATGGATAAACAAGGATTTCCCCGTAGACTATTTTTTGGATTATTCTATGTTTTAACCGCAATCCACGTGTTCAAAAGCCGCTCTGCCGCTGGAATACTGGTTTTTATTTTTCTGAATTTCTCGACCTTGATTGCCTTTGGATGGATTTCCTTTCGTGAGAAGTTAAAACCATGGCATTATTATTCATTTTTCTTTACAGTATTTTCGGGGTTTATGATTTTTGTTGCAAACCTGGGTTTCTTCTTTGGGCTTTTGGGACGGTCGTCCACCATGACAGGGCGGACACCGCTTTGGGAAGATCTCCTTGTTAATGTTTTTCCTGCAAGACCGATCCTTGGGCACGGCTTCGGTGCAATATGGATGCAGGAGAGTTTTCGGGTTTTCATGCAGAACCGGCAGGGTTGGGGTCACCCGATATATTTCGCCGATAATGGTTTTCTTGACATTCTTTTGAATTTGGGTGTGGTGGGTCTGATTTCATTTTTGATCATGTTTGGTTTTGCAGGTTTACGCGCGTTGAAGCACTTGCGTTCAACGCGGTCATGGATGTACATCTTGATGGTCCTTGCCTTATTGTATGTTTTTGCAGGGAATTTGGCGTACAGTTTCTTAATGGAAGTGGATTACTTTGTGTGGATGGTGTTCGTCATGGTTTATATTCTTGTATCAAGACCGTTTGACGGCGATGCGGTCACTGTGCAATAAACCTTGTAAAACATAAGTCATGCAGATCGTCAATGCCAGCCCGTACCACCACCCCCAGAATATAAAATTAATCGAACCCAAATAATAAAAGTGCATGATGAAATTGAAGGGGACGGTCAGCATTGCCGCCGCAATGCTTGTGGACAATCCCCATTTTTTTAGCGAGAAAAAGATGGGGAGCGCAAGGATCGTATACCCTGCCCATGAAATGGGAGAGGCGAGCAGGCACAACAAAACACCCGCGGAATTCACAACCTCGGATGGGATTTCCTGTTTGTTAATGCGGGCACGGTGGATGAGAAAAATGGTGATCAGGATGAGCAGGACAGCCAGACCCATGCCGATTTCCGGGTGACCGATTCTGCTTGTCAGCCCGATTAGAGAGCTGTTCCCGGGCATGGACAATATCTTGTTGTCCACATTTGCCGCCTCCAGCCATTGCAGATAAACCGTGGGCGGCATTCGGGTCAACGGGATAAGTCCGGTGATGGCAATTGTAGCGACCGAAGCCTTTAATGCGGCCCAGTTCCCTGCAATGGCGAGCAACAGCAGCCAGATGGCGAAATTGGGCTTGATGCTGATCAACAACCCCAGGAATATACCCGCATAGAGTTGGTTTTTCCGGAGTGAATTGATCCAAATCAGAGACACGAGCAGGAGTAGCGGGGTGTATATTTGTCCCAACCCTGTCGTATGCCAAAAACCCGCAAGCGAAAATGCCCAGAGGATGCGCAGGGCAGACGGTTTGTATTGGTTTGACAATACCAGCACTGATATGGCGTAGACAAGCGATGATAATATTCTCCATAGATTGATTGCCCGGAGCGGATCGCTGTCGGCCAGTGATTCAAATACCAACAGGGTTATGGGCGGGTTTAAGTTGGGTAGTTTTCCGCCGCTTTGCACACGAGGGAAGTAGGCTTCGAAAATCAGTGGGGAGGAAGTGCCGTATGGATTATTCCCCGCTTTTAATTCAATGCCCGATGCGATAAATGACCCGAAGTCCGCCAGTTCGTTACGGGAGGAGGAGACCACATTGAAATTAAATGAGATTGAAAAAAGCATCCAGGCGGCCGCCATTATAGATCCAACAATCGTGAACCACTTTTTTGTTTTAAGCATTTCTCATTATATCGTGCGTGTAATTAAAAAATCCGGGCCGTTTTCGGCCCGGATTTTTTCTTGTCCTACTTTTCCTGTAAATTTTTCAGATGTAGTTTTGTATTCTTGAGCAGTTCGATCATTAGATCACGGATGTGCGGATTGAGATAGTGGTTTTCCAGTGTGGAGAGCGGCAGGAAACGTGCGCCGGCAACCACGTGGATGCAATTTGCGGCTCCGCACAGGCAGATGAAGGGTGCCTGCATTTCCCATTCCGTGGATGGGTAGAAGAATGAGAGTTCCTCGCCTTTATCGATGTCACGGCGCGCGATCATCAGCATTTTGTCAGTGTCGAGGATCACGTTCGGGTCACAGGAGTGGTTCAACGCGGCAAGTTTGCCGACGTGGGTGTGCCGCTCGCGCGCGATCTGGACGGTGAAGCGGTTGGGCTTGTCCATGATGTTCTCGCTGGGCATGGAGCAGATCACCTCGCCCTTCTTATAGGCTTGTTTGGTGATTAAGGTTCTAAATTTATTTTCTGTTTTGACACTTACTGTTTCCATTGTTGTGATCATTTATATTTTCTCCTTTTACAAATAATATTAAATCATCTGTTTTAGTATAGTCATTATGGGTTTAATTACAAGGGTTAATAAGACCTGTTGAAATATTTTAAGGTTGCAACATTGGTAAAAAATATTCACCGCCAAGTTATCGGCGGCGCATTAAAAGTGGACACTGCGGTGCTGTGAGCCGGATTAGAACAAATGGAGCTGCGCGCCGGGCATGCGCCCATCCAGCAGAACGTATGGTGCGGCACGTTCGGCGATGATGCCAAGTCTTTTCAATGAGGCAAGGTCACGCAGGCGCTTGATCCTTCTTGCATGTAGAATTGCATCCGCGCCTTTGATGCCAATGCCGGGGATCCTGATCAACTGGTGTTTGTCCGCCGTGTTGATCTCGATGGGGGTGTGGATCAAGTTCATTTGCGCCCAGGCAAGTTTGGGGTCGGCATGCAGCGGCAGGTTTTCATCCGCCGTGAAAGGCAGGTCTTCGAGGTCGAAACCATAATCGCGCAGAAGGAAAGATGCCTGATACAAACGGTGTTCGCGCATGGGGTCCACGGCCGGCTTGTTCTCGAGAGGTGTATCGCGGACGGGATGAAAGGCGGAGAAATAGGCGCGTTTTAGGTGAACGTTCTTCATCAACCATTGCGTGGTATTGAGCAGTTCGAGGTCGCTTTCATCCGAACCACCGGCCACGAACTGGGTGACGCTGGATGGGTATTTACCGTTCCAGAATTTATATGCAGGCACCGTACGTCTGATCTCCTCCACCCACTTGAGCGAACGCAGCAATTCTTCAAAGAAAATCTTGTGCGGAGCCAGCCGCGCCAACCGTTCGGTGCTGGGCGCTTCGAGGTTGACGGAAATGCGGTCTGCCAACTGCATGGCGCGATAGACCTGGTCCTTCTCCGCGCCGGGCATGATCTTGAGATGGACATACCCGCGAAATTGATGCTTCTTTCGCAGAAGTTCCGCCGTGTCAAGAAGCTTGTCCATTGTACGGACTCCGCCTCCCGCCAGCCCGGAGCTGAGGAATACACCTTCCGCCATTCCAACCCGATTCATTTTACTGAACAACCCTGCAAATTCATCTGGCTTGAACGTGGCGCGTCGGAAATCGCGTCCTGCGCGGAAGGGGCAGTAATGGCAATCACGCTCGCAGGCGGAGGAGAGCAGGGTTTTGAGCAGGACGATTTTCTGCCCGTTGGGGAGTTGGGCGGGATGTGTGAAGGCGTGGTTATTTTCTTTAGGGGAGTAGCAGGCTGGAGCGTGAAGAGACGCGGAAGGCTCTCCATCCGCTTCGAATTGCATTTGGGAGGATAACTCTTTGAGCGTTTCCAGCGAGTTCATCCATCCATTATAGAATAAATGTTCTGAATATTCAAGAGGGAAAATTCAGGCAAAATGGGGGAAATTTGTCACTTGGGCGCAGTGGATGGGGTGGATATACTGATGGAAATCATGTCATTGCGAACTGCCGTCGGTTGAGTAGCCCGCAGGGCGTACACTTGCACCGAAGCCATGCTCGGACGCCCCAACCTCGTCGTCGTGGCGCGTCTCATGCCACTCCTTCTCGCAACGACATTTCTCAGGAGGCTTAGATGTGTGAATTTTGCACGCAGCACGGGGAAGGGGAGAAGTGGTACCTGACGATGGAAAATTATTCCAAAGACCTGCTGGACCAGAATCGGCGGCGGGAGTATGCGGCGGACTTCCTGAACGGATTCCATAAGCGCGTGCCGAAAAGCATTAAGCAGTTGGACGTGATCCGCAAGACGCCGTTGATGAAATTGGCAAAGCCCGTGCTGACGCATCACCAGAAGCAGGATCATTACGGGCAGGTGGTGCCATTGGAGGATGTGGAAAAAATCTTCGAGGCAATGGTACAGGGAGCGGTGCGCCTGCCGTGCGTGTGCCGGCGCGTGACGACAGGGAATATGAACGCGCGCTACTGCTACGGCTTGACGATGGACAAGCAGATGTACGACGCGCTGGACGACTCGTTCAATCTGGAGACGTTATCGAAAGAAGAAGCCCTGGAGTCCATTCGCAAATTGGACAAGGAAGGACTGGTCCATTCGGTGTGGACCTTCAAGACTCCCTTCATCGGCGGTTTGTGCAACTGCGACCAGGACTGCATGGCATACCGCATCACACACGCACGCAGAGATTACCCGGTCATGTTCCGTGCCGAGTGGATCGCGGAGGTCGCGCCCGAGGTGTGCAACGGCTGCCGGCTGTGTATGCGCCAGTGTCAGTATGGGGCGATCCGTTATTCGTCGAACAATAAAAAGGTGACAATCGACCCGGCGGTGTGTTATGGGTGCGGAGTGTGCCGCGCAAGTTGCAGCAAGGATGCGATCACGCTCTCCCCGCGGGAAAGTGTGGCGGAGGCAGTCGGGCTGTGGTGATTCGCCGTCACTGATGTATAATGTGCATTGACAAGCCCGTTTGTCTGTTAATATCGAAAGGAGTTGAATCATGGCGAACAAGGAACAAAAGGGAAAGAACAAGGAGAAGAAGAAGAAAAAGAAAGTGAAGCCGAAGGAGACGAAGAAGTAATGGACAAGCCGGCCCCTCAGTCAGTGATGATTAAGGGGCTGGCTTTTTTACAGACAATTCAAATATAATCACGAGCATGAACCCACTCAACCGCAACCTCCGTGACACCTTCCACTTCTCCTCGCACGACCTGCTCGCCAACCGCGCCGGCAAACTCTCCGAACGTCAACAGGCCCGCCAGTCCGCGCTGGGGACGAGCCTCAAAGTCGGCATCGCCTTCTTCGTCGTGGTCATGCTCGGCTCGCTCGGTGTCTTCTTCATCATCTCCTCCGCCTCGGGCGCGAACGCAGGCGCATCGTCCTTCGATACGATGGTCACCACGGGCGTTCTGATCGGCGTGTTCGCGCTCGTCCTCGTCGTCTCGCTGTTTGCCAGTCAAAAGCATCTCGCCGCAGCGCGTGGGAGACAGATCCAAAAAGCGGAAGGGGAGGCGGCGCATGGCAAAATCCGCGCGGACTCTGCCAACTTTGAGATCAAGATCGGCAGGACGAAGATCCGCCTCATCACGCAGGGACAGTTGGACTCGTTTCGAGTGGGGGAGTCCTACCGCCTGTACTTTCTCCCTGGTCCCATGCCGGTCATCCTCTCTGCCGAAGTCATCGGCACCGAAGCCGAAGCGGATTCATACATCGAACCCGCCAATCCCATCGAAGACGATCTCGTCATCCAACAACAGCAGAGATCGCGCCGCGTGGTCGGCGTGCTGGCCGTGCTGACGCTCGGCTTTCCGCTGGCGATGCTGGCGGCATCCGCGCTGCCCGAATCCTTGCGCTGTGTGGTCTGGTTCGCACTGCTGGGCATCGGCTTTGGCTTCGTCTTCTGGGCGCTGAGGCGGGTGGGGTAGGGGAGTTCGTGAGACGCGGCGCGTGATGCGTACTTCGTGATGCATGAATGTTGATCACCATCCTTTCATCAAAAAACAATTCAACGTCTGCCGTCCATCGTCCACGGTCAAATACGGTAATGGGGGAATGAAGGTTCGCAAAATTCCCATCAACTTCAAAAATATATCTTATGTTTTCGATAAGTATTATTATCAAAAACATTGACAGATCGGCGGAAATTCGTATAATCATCCCCATGACAGATACATCCAACATTTCCATCACCATTTCTGCTGTGATAAGGAATTATCTGGACATGGTGGAACGCTCCCGCAGCAAACATACCATGCTTGCGTACAAGAATGCCATGCGCATCTTCCACCAAGTGTTGGTGGAAAAGTCGCTGGAGCCCGACTCCACACCCATCCAAAAACTCACAGAAGACCTGATCTCGCCCATGGCGGACTATCTAAAAGTCTTCGCCCCCGCCACCGAGCAACTCTATTTGCAGGCTGTCAAGGGGTTCCTGCTGTATGTGGATTCTGAGCGTCTGGCAAATATCAACCAATCGCGTGTGACGGTGCTTATCAGGCAACGCTCACGCCGCCCCGGAATACGCTATCCACAGTTCCCCGCAGAGGACATTGATACGCTGTTAGGGAAGGCTAAACGCGTTGAAAACCTGCTCATGAACGCCAGTGACGTGGATGAGTTCATAAACGTTAAGCTACGCGCATACCGCGACCGTGCCTTTTTGCTTACTCTGGCAGATACAGGCTTTCGTGTCCATGAAGCCTGCAACCTTCGGCGCGGCGATATCGACTGGAACGAACAGCGCGCCCTCATTATTGGTAAAGGCGACAAGCAGGCTGTGGTCCGCTTTACATCGCGTTCCCTGCAAGCCATCCAGGAGTATCTCGCCCAACGCGCCGCACTCGATGGAAATTCAGGCAGGCAATTGAGCTCCCTGCCTCTCTTTGCCCGCCACGATAAAGGCGCCGGCAAAAAGGTCAAGCCAATCACGCCTGCCACCGGCCGCAACATCGTCAAGGAACGAGTGCTGCAATTTTTAGGCAGGGAGATGGCCGGCAAGATCACCCCGCACTCCTTCCGCCATTATTTTGTCACGTCCGTGCTGCGCGGTACTGGAAATTTAAGGATTGCGCAGGAACTTGCACGGCACAAAAATATTCAAGTTACACAACGATATACCCATCTTTCGAACGATGAGCTGGACA of Anaerolineales bacterium contains these proteins:
- a CDS encoding glycosyltransferase family 87 protein is translated as MLKTKKWFTIVGSIMAAAWMLFSISFNFNVVSSSRNELADFGSFIASGIELKAGNNPYGTSSPLIFEAYFPRVQSGGKLPNLNPPITLLVFESLADSDPLRAINLWRILSSLVYAISVLVLSNQYKPSALRILWAFSLAGFWHTTGLGQIYTPLLLLVSLIWINSLRKNQLYAGIFLGLLISIKPNFAIWLLLLAIAGNWAALKASVATIAITGLIPLTRMPPTVYLQWLEAANVDNKILSMPGNSSLIGLTSRIGHPEIGMGLAVLLILITIFLIHRARINKQEIPSEVVNSAGVLLCLLASPISWAGYTILALPIFFSLKKWGLSTSIAAAMLTVPFNFIMHFYYLGSINFIFWGWWYGLALTICMTYVLQGLLHSDRIAVKRS
- a CDS encoding sugar transferase; translated protein: MLRRFSVNFALLSMLLDGLLVALSLWLATALRPQLSRFPGIELVSSPVATPAPLYVIFPLIWILIYSALSIYDGRKYIRVVDEFAALSLAMLIASVSAAGVLYFSYRQVSRALVLFFIVLVYILGLLWRAFVRLYFRTQNNFPDRLRRVLVVGAGSLGQRVREQMLDSELPNLEFIGFTDHGGQLKTKPLSLLGTNDGIDAIVQDHKISDVVIALPHSEYHQMSDIVQKLERVPVQVWVALGFFDLALYKTAIEDFAGIPMLDLRASAIDDYQRMMKRTFDFSIGLAALIPALPLMAFSALVIYVEGGSPILFRQQRVGENGRLFEMLKFRTMVRNAEQLKSQVEKRDADGNILHKSKEDPRVTRVGRFLRRFSLDELPQIFNVLRGDMSLVGPRPELPYLVEKYQPWQRKRFAIPPGITGWWQVSGRSDKPMHLHTEDDMYYIQNYSIFLDIQILLRTVWVVLMGKGSY
- a CDS encoding 4Fe-4S binding protein, with the translated sequence MCEFCTQHGEGEKWYLTMENYSKDLLDQNRRREYAADFLNGFHKRVPKSIKQLDVIRKTPLMKLAKPVLTHHQKQDHYGQVVPLEDVEKIFEAMVQGAVRLPCVCRRVTTGNMNARYCYGLTMDKQMYDALDDSFNLETLSKEEALESIRKLDKEGLVHSVWTFKTPFIGGLCNCDQDCMAYRITHARRDYPVMFRAEWIAEVAPEVCNGCRLCMRQCQYGAIRYSSNNKKVTIDPAVCYGCGVCRASCSKDAITLSPRESVAEAVGLW
- a CDS encoding radical SAM protein, with the translated sequence MNSLETLKELSSQMQFEADGEPSASLHAPACYSPKENNHAFTHPAQLPNGQKIVLLKTLLSSACERDCHYCPFRAGRDFRRATFKPDEFAGLFSKMNRVGMAEGVFLSSGLAGGGVRTMDKLLDTAELLRKKHQFRGYVHLKIMPGAEKDQVYRAMQLADRISVNLEAPSTERLARLAPHKIFFEELLRSLKWVEEIRRTVPAYKFWNGKYPSSVTQFVAGGSDESDLELLNTTQWLMKNVHLKRAYFSAFHPVRDTPLENKPAVDPMREHRLYQASFLLRDYGFDLEDLPFTADENLPLHADPKLAWAQMNLIHTPIEINTADKHQLIRIPGIGIKGADAILHARRIKRLRDLASLKRLGIIAERAAPYVLLDGRMPGAQLHLF
- a CDS encoding SET domain-containing protein-lysine N-methyltransferase; this encodes MITTMETVSVKTENKFRTLITKQAYKKGEVICSMPSENIMDKPNRFTVQIARERHTHVGKLAALNHSCDPNVILDTDKMLMIARRDIDKGEELSFFYPSTEWEMQAPFICLCGAANCIHVVAGARFLPLSTLENHYLNPHIRDLMIELLKNTKLHLKNLQEK
- a CDS encoding O-antigen ligase family protein; amino-acid sequence: MYELSFLFFSTFAAAYFALHYRLLGVINILTWTAVAATVAGFALALFTPYGVMPNQPFTGSWDGMFWHRNHAGSLMAFFNMLFLVRLLMDKQGFPRRLFFGLFYVLTAIHVFKSRSAAGILVFIFLNFSTLIAFGWISFREKLKPWHYYSFFFTVFSGFMIFVANLGFFFGLLGRSSTMTGRTPLWEDLLVNVFPARPILGHGFGAIWMQESFRVFMQNRQGWGHPIYFADNGFLDILLNLGVVGLISFLIMFGFAGLRALKHLRSTRSWMYILMVLALLYVFAGNLAYSFLMEVDYFVWMVFVMVYILVSRPFDGDAVTVQ